A stretch of Syntrophaceae bacterium DNA encodes these proteins:
- a CDS encoding 3-keto-5-aminohexanoate cleavage protein, which yields MSKRIFTAALTGSIHTPSMSPYLPVTPEELIEESVRVFEAGAAVAHIHVRDPQTGMPCADQDIYRQVATEVKKRCNIVMCFSTGGKLGEPVENRVRVASSLQPEMTSLNAGSLNFALFHIKDNVQEWKHDWEESYLENTEDFIFPNTFRTMRQYLEIIHANGAKPEFEIYDVAMINNLAFLLEKGIARRPIYLQFVMGILGGIPATVENLVFLVETARRQIGDFEFSVCAAGRFQIPMCNISLLLGGHARVGLEDNLYLDRGVLAESSAEQVAKIIRIARELGIEPATPDEARKILGLKGLDRVRF from the coding sequence ATGAGCAAGAGAATCTTTACCGCCGCATTGACGGGCTCCATCCACACACCCAGCATGTCACCCTACCTTCCGGTGACGCCGGAGGAACTGATCGAGGAGAGTGTACGCGTTTTCGAGGCGGGAGCGGCGGTCGCCCACATCCATGTCCGCGATCCCCAGACCGGAATGCCCTGCGCGGACCAGGACATATACCGGCAGGTCGCAACGGAGGTCAAAAAGCGCTGCAACATCGTCATGTGCTTCAGCACCGGCGGCAAACTCGGCGAGCCGGTCGAAAACAGGGTCCGGGTCGCCTCCAGCCTCCAGCCGGAGATGACCTCGCTGAACGCCGGTTCGCTGAATTTTGCCCTCTTCCACATCAAGGACAACGTCCAGGAATGGAAGCACGACTGGGAGGAATCCTACCTGGAGAACACGGAGGATTTCATCTTCCCGAACACCTTCCGGACCATGCGCCAGTACCTGGAGATCATCCACGCCAACGGGGCCAAGCCGGAGTTCGAAATCTACGACGTGGCGATGATCAACAACCTGGCCTTTCTCCTGGAAAAGGGCATCGCCAGGAGGCCCATTTACCTCCAGTTCGTCATGGGCATCCTGGGCGGAATCCCGGCCACCGTAGAGAATCTGGTGTTCCTGGTCGAGACGGCCCGCCGGCAGATCGGAGATTTCGAATTCTCCGTCTGCGCCGCCGGACGATTCCAAATCCCGATGTGCAACATCTCTCTCCTTCTGGGAGGCCACGCCCGGGTCGGCCTAGAAGACAACCTGTACCTCGACCGGGGTGTTCTTGCCGAGAGCAGCGCTGAGCAGGTTGCTAAGATCATCCGGATCGCCCGGGAGCTGGGAATCGAGCCCGCAACGCCGGATGAAGCGAGAAAAATCCTCGGATTGAAGGGACTGGACCGGGTCCGGTTCTAA
- a CDS encoding 4Fe-4S binding protein: MAYRITTECNGCTACVRLCPTGAIAGERKALHAVNPSLCIECGACGRVCPQDAVQDAFGIACRRIPKLSLWPKPVVDAKICVSCRICIEGCPASCLAGRMDGGEKHEIAFLAEPKACISCGFCEADCPVEAIRLVVPEQPAVEVKQS, translated from the coding sequence ATGGCATACCGGATCACGACCGAATGCAACGGCTGCACCGCTTGCGTACGCCTCTGCCCGACGGGGGCCATCGCGGGCGAGAGAAAAGCCCTCCACGCCGTCAACCCGTCCCTGTGCATCGAGTGCGGAGCCTGCGGGCGCGTCTGTCCCCAGGATGCGGTGCAGGACGCCTTCGGGATCGCCTGCCGGAGAATTCCGAAGCTGTCCCTGTGGCCGAAACCGGTGGTGGACGCGAAAATCTGCGTCTCCTGCCGGATCTGCATCGAAGGCTGTCCGGCCTCCTGCCTTGCAGGCAGGATGGACGGGGGGGAGAAACACGAGATTGCCTTTCTGGCGGAGCCGAAGGCGTGCATCTCCTGCGGCTTCTGCGAGGCCGACTGCCCCGTGGAGGCCATCCGCCTGGTCGTGCCCGAACAACCGGCCGTGGAGGTGAAGCAGAGCTGA
- a CDS encoding NAD-dependent epimerase/dehydratase family protein — MAVMITGGTGFIGSHLAEMLIGAGEKPVLFDIAPVRGPLRELEGCYIFERGSLCHLSVLMDAIERNGIDRIFHLGGMLSLPAEDNPQAAFDANVIGTWNVLEAARVHEIPQVIYGSTIATYSRDIPGDTIDDRTIQRPSSLYGITKTFGENLGLYYHRRYGMDFRGVRLPSVVGPGAKTAHMSIYNAWAIEYPLRGLSYKLSCSPETRCPVLYYKDAAEAVLSLSRAEAAAIETRVYNIAGITPPFSAAELVAMVERRISGARLSFVPDPVVVRLLREIGALKIRDDAAAREWGWRLSYPLEAMVEDFIAEFEQHRSYYE; from the coding sequence ATGGCAGTCATGATCACGGGCGGTACCGGTTTTATCGGTTCCCACCTTGCAGAGATGCTCATCGGAGCCGGCGAGAAGCCCGTCCTTTTCGACATCGCACCCGTCCGGGGCCCTCTGCGTGAACTGGAGGGGTGCTACATCTTCGAGCGGGGCAGCCTTTGCCATCTATCCGTCCTGATGGACGCCATCGAGCGGAACGGGATCGACCGGATCTTCCACCTCGGAGGGATGCTGTCCCTTCCCGCGGAGGACAATCCCCAGGCGGCGTTTGACGCCAACGTCATCGGAACCTGGAACGTCCTGGAGGCGGCCAGGGTCCATGAGATCCCGCAGGTGATCTATGGCAGCACGATCGCCACCTACAGCCGGGACATCCCCGGCGACACAATCGACGACCGCACCATCCAGCGCCCGTCCAGCCTATACGGAATCACGAAGACCTTCGGCGAAAACCTTGGCCTGTATTATCACCGACGCTACGGCATGGATTTCCGGGGCGTCCGGCTGCCGTCGGTCGTGGGGCCAGGCGCCAAGACGGCCCACATGTCCATCTACAACGCCTGGGCCATCGAATATCCTCTCCGGGGCCTGTCCTACAAGCTTTCCTGTTCCCCGGAAACCCGGTGTCCCGTTCTGTACTACAAGGACGCGGCAGAGGCCGTCCTGTCACTGTCCAGAGCGGAGGCCGCAGCGATCGAGACCAGGGTCTACAACATCGCCGGGATTACCCCGCCCTTTTCGGCGGCGGAGCTCGTGGCAATGGTCGAACGAAGAATATCCGGTGCCCGTCTCTCCTTTGTCCCGGATCCCGTCGTCGTGAGACTGCTCCGGGAGATCGGAGCGCTGAAAATCCGCGACGATGCGGCCGCCAGGGAGTGGGGATGGCGGCTCTCCTACCCGCTGGAGGCGATGGTGGAGGACTTCATCGCGGAATTCGAACAACACAGGTCGTATTACGAGTAA
- a CDS encoding ABC transporter ATP-binding protein — translation MGEYLHIKDIHKDFSGLKVLTGVNFQVKEKERHAVIGPNGAGKTTLFNIISGNFKASSGAILFKGRDISGKSAHARNRAGLSRSFQITNVFQELSVFDNIRSGVRSRHGLRYNFFRRPDHNPEINKRTLAIIEEIGLQDVMEMPVSALSYGQQRALEIGITLSTEPEMILLDEPTAGMTREETGQAIRMIDHVTAGRTLIIIEHDMDVVFSLADRISVLHYGTILVTGTPDEVRNDQRVKDAYLGDG, via the coding sequence ATGGGCGAATACCTGCACATCAAGGACATCCACAAAGACTTCTCCGGCCTGAAGGTCCTCACGGGCGTCAATTTCCAGGTGAAGGAAAAGGAAAGGCACGCCGTCATCGGCCCCAACGGGGCCGGCAAGACGACGCTGTTCAACATCATCAGCGGGAATTTCAAGGCCTCCTCGGGAGCGATTCTGTTCAAGGGGCGGGACATCTCCGGCAAATCCGCCCATGCCCGCAACCGCGCCGGACTGTCGCGGTCGTTCCAGATCACCAATGTCTTCCAGGAGCTTTCCGTTTTCGACAACATCCGCTCCGGCGTACGCTCCCGCCATGGCCTCCGGTACAATTTCTTCCGCAGGCCCGACCACAACCCCGAGATCAACAAGCGCACGCTGGCCATCATCGAGGAAATCGGCCTCCAGGACGTCATGGAGATGCCCGTCAGCGCCCTGTCCTACGGTCAGCAGCGAGCGCTGGAAATCGGCATCACACTCTCCACGGAACCCGAGATGATCCTCCTCGACGAGCCAACGGCGGGGATGACGCGGGAGGAGACGGGCCAGGCCATCCGCATGATCGACCACGTAACGGCGGGCCGCACGCTGATCATCATCGAGCACGACATGGATGTCGTGTTCTCGCTTGCCGACAGGATCTCGGTGCTCCACTACGGCACGATCCTTGTCACGGGAACACCCGACGAGGTCCGCAACGACCAGCGGGTGAAAGACGCCTACCTGGGGGACGGATAA
- a CDS encoding branched-chain amino acid ABC transporter permease has translation MTTQKYTSYLFIAGLFLLGAVMPMVLKQYHLNMLTEIILFALFAVSYNLLLGYAGLLSFGHAMFFGMGAFTVAVSLIHIPGLSIWGAITLAVVMTTLVGFVTGGLLLRHKGSYFALLTLAFNSLFYAVATKWHSVTGGDDGLSVTRPDLDFGFAAISMGDLTNFYYFTLVIVGAVIVFCWYFTQTAMGQTVLMMRENEERMKFLGYNTNISRLILFTFTGTLAGLAGAFYTLHFQFCSQSAISVDMTTTVLLMTFVGGTGRFWGPMLGALVYVILQNYLSNITDRWPLFMGLIFVFMVLFIPGGLTQIIQSLKNLFSGKRGTGKPLAAKEG, from the coding sequence ATGACGACACAGAAATACACATCCTATCTGTTCATCGCCGGCCTATTCCTGCTCGGAGCCGTGATGCCGATGGTGCTCAAGCAATACCACCTGAACATGCTCACGGAGATCATCCTCTTCGCCCTCTTCGCAGTCAGCTACAACCTCCTGCTCGGCTACGCGGGGCTGCTCTCCTTCGGACACGCCATGTTCTTCGGCATGGGGGCCTTCACAGTGGCCGTCTCCCTCATCCACATTCCGGGGCTCTCCATATGGGGCGCCATCACGCTGGCCGTTGTCATGACGACGCTGGTCGGCTTCGTCACGGGGGGGCTCCTGCTGCGGCACAAGGGTTCCTACTTCGCGCTGCTCACGCTGGCGTTCAACTCCCTCTTCTATGCCGTGGCCACGAAGTGGCACAGCGTCACGGGAGGCGACGACGGCCTCAGCGTCACGCGGCCCGATCTTGATTTCGGGTTCGCAGCGATCAGCATGGGGGATCTCACGAACTTCTACTACTTCACCCTGGTCATCGTCGGGGCGGTCATTGTCTTCTGCTGGTATTTCACCCAGACGGCCATGGGGCAGACCGTACTGATGATGCGGGAAAACGAGGAACGGATGAAGTTCCTCGGATACAACACCAACATCAGCCGGCTCATCCTCTTCACTTTCACGGGGACCCTGGCCGGTCTGGCCGGGGCATTCTACACGCTGCACTTCCAGTTCTGTTCCCAGTCGGCCATCAGCGTCGACATGACGACGACGGTGCTCCTGATGACCTTCGTGGGCGGGACCGGGAGATTCTGGGGGCCCATGCTGGGCGCACTCGTCTACGTCATTCTTCAGAACTACCTGAGTAATATAACGGACCGCTGGCCCCTGTTCATGGGTTTGATCTTCGTCTTCATGGTCCTGTTCATCCCCGGCGGTCTGACGCAAATCATCCAGTCCCTCAAGAACCTGTTTTCCGGCAAGCGCGGCACGGGCAAGCCACTGGCTGCGAAGGAAGGTTGA
- a CDS encoding aldehyde ferredoxin oxidoreductase family protein — MNRGYMGKILMVDLSRGEISEEVIPDNVYENYLSGLGLGAYILFNRIPAGADPLGPDNILGFLTGLLTGTGSFFSGRWMVAGKSPLTGCWGDANCGGNLSPAIKRCGYDGIFFKGISEKPVYLYVDSGRAELRDASSLWGKDAVETEETLLLEGGKGARVACIGQAGENRSLIAGICNDKGRLAARSGLGAVMGSKRLKALVVNGKRRIQPFNRHEIKRLSQSCNRWVQFQPPLFSGPALSRVGTLMRLLPTQMAQDGLLYKFFLKKWGTVSMNQVSIEIGDSPIKNWKGTNEDFGPGRSLTVNPDAITGREFVKYHCYGCPLGCGGKCSLPGQKGGETHKPEYETVLALGGLCMNEDADSIFHMNEMLNRAGMDTISAGGTVAFALECYEKGILTKDDTGGLELTWGNAPAILALVEKMIRREGIGDVLADGTKVAARRIGKGSEAFAMHVGGQEPAMHDGRNDPGFNVHYAVEATPGRHTIGAQLYYEMFQLWKEVKGIPRAKPLYSKDRKYLADHEKAVMAAACSKYMNVANGAGLCMFGLLMGVTRTPLFAWLNAATGWRKTPGQYLDIGARIQTLKQAFNIKHGVDPRSIRVSDRMLGKPALPAGANKGRTTDLEKVRGNYWDQFGWDPETGVPDPEALERLGIKT; from the coding sequence ATGAACAGGGGCTACATGGGAAAGATCCTGATGGTGGACCTGTCCCGGGGAGAAATCTCCGAAGAGGTCATCCCCGATAATGTCTATGAAAACTATCTCTCCGGCCTCGGCCTCGGGGCCTATATCCTCTTCAACCGGATCCCGGCGGGCGCCGATCCCCTGGGGCCGGACAATATCCTCGGCTTCCTCACGGGCCTGCTCACGGGTACGGGGAGCTTCTTCTCGGGCCGGTGGATGGTGGCGGGCAAGTCGCCCCTGACGGGATGCTGGGGGGATGCCAACTGCGGCGGAAACCTGTCGCCGGCCATCAAGCGGTGCGGGTATGACGGGATCTTCTTCAAGGGCATCAGCGAAAAACCTGTTTACCTCTACGTCGATTCGGGGCGGGCCGAGCTTCGGGACGCCTCTTCCCTCTGGGGCAAAGATGCGGTGGAGACGGAGGAAACCCTGCTCTTGGAAGGCGGAAAGGGAGCCCGGGTGGCCTGCATCGGACAGGCGGGGGAGAACCGTTCGCTCATTGCCGGGATCTGCAACGACAAGGGGCGCCTGGCCGCCCGGTCGGGTCTGGGGGCCGTGATGGGGTCCAAACGACTGAAGGCCCTGGTCGTGAACGGGAAGCGACGAATCCAGCCCTTCAACCGACACGAGATCAAGCGCCTCAGCCAGTCCTGCAACCGCTGGGTCCAGTTTCAACCGCCCCTCTTTTCGGGTCCCGCCCTGTCCCGCGTGGGGACCCTGATGAGGCTCCTCCCGACCCAGATGGCCCAGGACGGCCTGCTCTACAAGTTCTTCCTCAAGAAGTGGGGAACCGTGAGCATGAACCAGGTGTCCATCGAGATCGGAGACTCGCCGATCAAGAACTGGAAGGGGACGAACGAGGACTTCGGGCCCGGGCGCTCACTAACCGTCAATCCGGACGCCATTACCGGCAGGGAGTTCGTCAAGTACCACTGCTACGGGTGTCCCCTGGGGTGCGGGGGAAAATGCTCCCTGCCGGGACAGAAAGGCGGGGAGACCCACAAGCCGGAGTACGAAACGGTGCTGGCCCTGGGCGGGCTCTGCATGAACGAGGATGCCGACAGCATCTTCCACATGAACGAGATGCTCAATCGAGCCGGCATGGACACGATCTCCGCAGGAGGAACCGTTGCCTTTGCCCTGGAGTGCTATGAAAAGGGGATCCTCACGAAGGACGACACCGGCGGCCTGGAGCTAACCTGGGGAAACGCCCCGGCGATCCTGGCCCTGGTGGAGAAGATGATCCGGCGCGAGGGAATCGGCGACGTTCTCGCGGACGGTACGAAAGTCGCGGCCCGCAGGATCGGAAAGGGCTCCGAGGCATTCGCCATGCACGTCGGCGGGCAGGAGCCGGCCATGCACGACGGCCGCAACGATCCGGGGTTCAACGTCCACTACGCTGTAGAGGCAACCCCGGGACGCCACACCATCGGCGCCCAGCTTTATTATGAAATGTTCCAGCTCTGGAAGGAGGTCAAGGGAATCCCCAGGGCGAAGCCCCTCTATTCGAAAGACAGGAAATACCTGGCCGATCACGAGAAGGCGGTCATGGCGGCCGCGTGCAGCAAGTACATGAATGTGGCCAACGGAGCGGGACTCTGTATGTTCGGCCTGCTCATGGGAGTGACCCGGACCCCCCTGTTCGCCTGGCTCAACGCCGCGACGGGATGGCGGAAAACGCCCGGGCAGTACCTGGACATAGGGGCGCGTATCCAGACCCTCAAACAGGCCTTCAATATCAAGCACGGCGTGGACCCGCGCTCCATCCGGGTTTCCGACCGGATGCTGGGCAAGCCGGCTCTGCCCGCGGGAGCGAACAAGGGCAGGACTACGGACTTGGAGAAAGTAAGGGGCAATTACTGGGACCAGTTCGGCTGGGATCCCGAGACGGGAGTGCCCGACCCCGAGGCGCTGGAGCGCCTGGGGATCAAGACTTAG
- a CDS encoding ABC transporter ATP-binding protein, with the protein MLEVKDIHSYYGKSHILQGVSMTLNEGELVCLLGRNGVGKSTTLKSIMGLVKPSEGSVRFEGREMIGLQPFEIARHGVGYVPEDRRIFRSLTVHENLLMGVKTAKSAAGESGWSIEKIYEKFPKLKERRDNKGGHLSGGEQQMLTVARTLMGNPRLILVDEPTEGLAPLIVTEVLEMMAAVRDSGVTVLMVEQNFKASIKVADRFYIMSKGHMVFEGDMEALMAAEDIRQNYLEV; encoded by the coding sequence ATGCTGGAAGTAAAGGACATCCACAGCTACTACGGGAAGAGCCACATTCTTCAGGGCGTTTCCATGACCCTGAACGAAGGAGAGCTGGTCTGCCTCCTCGGGCGCAACGGGGTAGGAAAGTCGACAACGCTGAAAAGCATCATGGGCCTCGTGAAGCCCAGCGAGGGCAGCGTCCGCTTCGAGGGCCGGGAGATGATCGGCCTGCAGCCATTCGAGATCGCCCGGCACGGGGTGGGCTACGTACCCGAGGACCGGCGGATCTTCCGCAGCCTCACCGTACATGAAAACCTCCTCATGGGCGTCAAGACCGCCAAGAGCGCAGCCGGGGAAAGCGGCTGGAGCATCGAAAAGATCTACGAGAAGTTCCCGAAGCTGAAGGAGCGGCGCGACAACAAGGGGGGGCATCTCTCCGGCGGCGAGCAGCAGATGCTCACGGTGGCGCGTACCCTCATGGGCAATCCCCGACTCATTCTGGTCGACGAGCCCACAGAGGGCCTCGCCCCCCTGATCGTGACGGAGGTGCTGGAGATGATGGCGGCCGTGCGGGACTCCGGGGTGACAGTGCTCATGGTGGAGCAGAACTTCAAGGCATCCATCAAGGTAGCCGACCGCTTCTACATCATGAGCAAAGGGCACATGGTTTTCGAGGGCGATATGGAGGCCCTGATGGCGGCCGAAGACATCCGGCAGAACTACCTGGAAGTCTAG
- a CDS encoding helix-turn-helix transcriptional regulator: MKQNPAIIESEIGKRIRSIRKERGITLEQLAQQVGFTKGYLSKVEKSGKSPPVSTLGMIARTLGVTISALLGEENNSTPISIVRREERPIIARGGTAFGYSYEAVAHKFPNKIMEPFVLTLPVNPKKKTMYRHEGHEILFVLEGTMRFFHGGEVFIVEEGDCIYFESSYPHFGESVGEKEVKCFMVVCNQSDKERTP; this comes from the coding sequence ATGAAACAAAATCCCGCCATTATCGAATCGGAAATCGGCAAGCGGATCCGGTCCATCCGAAAGGAAAGAGGCATTACGCTCGAACAGCTGGCGCAGCAGGTCGGATTCACAAAAGGGTATCTTTCAAAGGTCGAAAAATCGGGGAAATCCCCGCCGGTTTCCACCTTGGGCATGATCGCCCGGACCCTCGGCGTAACCATCTCCGCCCTTCTGGGCGAGGAGAACAACTCCACCCCCATCTCCATTGTTCGCAGGGAGGAAAGGCCTATAATCGCACGAGGCGGAACCGCTTTCGGGTACTCGTATGAAGCCGTGGCGCACAAATTTCCGAACAAGATCATGGAGCCCTTCGTGCTCACGCTTCCGGTCAATCCGAAGAAAAAAACGATGTACCGTCATGAAGGACACGAGATCCTTTTTGTCCTGGAGGGAACGATGAGGTTCTTCCACGGCGGGGAGGTGTTCATCGTCGAAGAGGGCGACTGCATCTACTTCGAGTCCAGTTATCCGCATTTCGGCGAGTCCGTGGGAGAAAAAGAGGTCAAGTGTTTCATGGTAGTCTGTAACCAATCCGACAAAGAAAGGACGCCTTAG
- a CDS encoding 3-hydroxyacyl-CoA dehydrogenase family protein, with protein sequence MEYRDIDHIGVLGAGLMGHGIAQVFASAGFRVNIFDADTAFLKTAKDRIANNFKPFISLNLAGPEDVEKCLERVTLSGSMKALCDGPQVIIEAISEDAGAKKKVYAEMEAHSPTDTIFSSNTSALSITEIGSGLRHRERFLGSHFWNPPHIIPCVEVIMGAFTAADVFETFYSLMEKVNKVPVRVLQDVPGFLGNRLQHAMWREAIYLREKNIASAEDIDKVVKYGFGVRMSFIGPLETADLAGLNLTHDIEKYLFPYLNASTEPSPALEKLVVEGSTGVRAGKGFYDWTPEKIREIIARRDVVLLRILHEIVAEAKRG encoded by the coding sequence ATGGAATACCGGGATATCGATCACATCGGCGTCCTGGGAGCCGGTCTCATGGGCCACGGCATTGCCCAAGTATTCGCTTCCGCCGGCTTCCGGGTCAACATCTTCGATGCCGACACCGCCTTCCTCAAGACGGCGAAAGACAGAATCGCCAACAACTTCAAGCCGTTCATCAGCCTCAACCTTGCCGGCCCGGAGGATGTGGAAAAGTGCCTGGAACGGGTCACGCTGTCCGGTTCCATGAAGGCACTGTGCGACGGCCCCCAGGTGATCATCGAGGCCATCTCGGAGGATGCGGGCGCGAAGAAGAAGGTCTATGCGGAGATGGAAGCCCATTCCCCCACCGACACGATCTTTTCCAGCAACACCTCCGCCCTCAGCATCACCGAGATCGGCTCCGGTCTCCGGCACCGGGAGCGCTTTCTGGGCTCCCACTTCTGGAATCCCCCCCATATCATCCCCTGCGTTGAGGTCATCATGGGGGCCTTCACCGCGGCGGATGTATTCGAGACATTCTACTCTCTGATGGAGAAAGTGAACAAGGTGCCCGTCCGGGTCTTGCAGGACGTTCCCGGCTTCCTCGGAAACAGGCTCCAGCATGCCATGTGGCGGGAGGCCATCTACTTGAGGGAGAAGAACATCGCCTCCGCCGAGGATATCGACAAGGTCGTGAAATACGGGTTCGGGGTCCGCATGTCCTTTATCGGCCCCCTGGAAACGGCGGATCTGGCCGGGCTCAACCTCACGCACGACATCGAGAAGTATCTCTTCCCCTACCTGAATGCATCCACGGAACCTTCGCCGGCCCTGGAGAAGCTGGTCGTCGAAGGTTCCACGGGCGTCAGGGCGGGCAAAGGATTCTATGACTGGACGCCTGAAAAAATCCGGGAAATCATCGCCCGCCGAGATGTCGTTCTTCTCCGCATCCTGCATGAAATTGTCGCAGAGGCAAAACGCGGTTGA
- a CDS encoding ABC transporter substrate-binding protein translates to MKKLGLAVVMSVFVMLAAFPAAAADTIKIAATEPLSGTFKDIGERYLDGVVYAAKVINESGGLLGKKVEVIPVDSELKPDVATRKAQNLILKDGVKFFTGGTGSSVGAAMEQLAERQNVIMISYGMAAASMTGAKCSKNFFRTCANTDQQSFALAALVAKKGYKRVAIIAQDYSFGQEALAAFKKKLAQLNPAAKIVAELYHPAGTKDFAPYISQLIAAKPDVIFTPNWGNDLTLLLKQGRPMGMNQKVLSYYINDEFTIQAMGDDRIMIGNMGAEVYTLSIPTKKNKEFVAKFRKDKGYYPTWLRGKAFMSTMFWAEAVKKAGTTDVAAVIKAWEGLTYDGPAGVWTMRACDHQVQLPLWYTEIVKKTPYFKHAFEAPAGMVAAKDVEVPCTATGCRMK, encoded by the coding sequence ATGAAGAAGTTGGGACTGGCGGTCGTGATGTCCGTCTTTGTCATGCTGGCGGCATTTCCCGCGGCGGCGGCGGACACCATCAAAATCGCGGCAACGGAGCCGCTTTCCGGAACCTTCAAGGACATCGGTGAGCGCTACCTGGACGGGGTTGTCTATGCCGCCAAGGTCATCAATGAGAGCGGCGGCCTGCTGGGCAAAAAGGTCGAAGTCATCCCGGTCGACTCTGAGCTGAAGCCGGACGTGGCGACCCGCAAGGCGCAGAACCTGATCCTGAAGGACGGCGTGAAGTTCTTCACCGGCGGTACGGGAAGCTCCGTAGGCGCAGCCATGGAACAGCTCGCGGAAAGACAGAATGTCATCATGATCAGCTACGGCATGGCGGCGGCCAGCATGACAGGAGCAAAGTGCAGCAAGAACTTCTTCCGGACATGCGCCAACACGGACCAGCAATCCTTCGCCCTGGCCGCGCTGGTTGCGAAGAAAGGCTACAAAAGGGTGGCCATCATCGCCCAGGATTACTCCTTCGGGCAGGAGGCACTGGCGGCATTCAAGAAGAAGCTGGCCCAGCTGAACCCCGCAGCGAAGATCGTGGCCGAGCTCTACCATCCCGCCGGCACAAAGGATTTTGCACCTTACATAAGCCAGCTGATCGCCGCCAAGCCCGACGTCATCTTCACGCCCAACTGGGGCAACGACCTGACCCTTCTCCTGAAGCAGGGACGTCCCATGGGGATGAATCAGAAGGTGCTTTCCTATTACATCAACGACGAGTTCACGATCCAGGCCATGGGCGACGACCGGATCATGATCGGCAACATGGGGGCCGAGGTGTACACCCTTTCCATCCCCACGAAGAAGAACAAGGAATTCGTCGCAAAATTCAGGAAGGACAAGGGCTACTATCCGACCTGGCTGCGCGGCAAGGCGTTCATGTCCACGATGTTCTGGGCCGAGGCGGTCAAAAAGGCGGGCACGACCGATGTGGCGGCTGTCATCAAGGCCTGGGAAGGCCTCACCTATGACGGCCCCGCCGGCGTCTGGACCATGAGAGCCTGCGACCACCAGGTCCAGCTGCCCTTGTGGTACACGGAAATCGTCAAGAAGACCCCCTACTTCAAGCATGCGTTCGAGGCTCCCGCGGGCATGGTCGCCGCCAAGGACGTGGAAGTGCCGTGCACGGCGACGGGCTGCAGAATGAAGTAG
- a CDS encoding branched-chain amino acid ABC transporter permease, with amino-acid sequence MSEFAVFFLHGLAYAGLLFLVSAGLTLVFGMMNVLNFAHAAMYMLGAYFSYTLLQETGQFWLSLMVCPLLLFAIGALIERLLLRRVHVYGHVHELLLTFGLAYIITEVVKWTWGNYPLAVNIGGFLGETVELFGITYPIYRIFIFVCAIFVGAVMALILYKTRLGIILRASVNDGEMVNALGINVPLVFTGVFAFGAALSGFAGVIAGPLLSTYPGMAAEILIDAFVVIVVGGFGSLGGAVVASLLIGELQSFGVLLFPKLSIALVYLLMAAVLIIKPSGLFGEKQ; translated from the coding sequence ATGTCTGAATTTGCCGTTTTCTTCCTGCACGGTCTCGCCTATGCCGGGCTTCTCTTCCTGGTCTCGGCGGGTCTCACCCTCGTCTTCGGGATGATGAACGTCCTGAACTTCGCCCACGCCGCCATGTACATGCTGGGCGCCTACTTCTCCTACACCCTGCTGCAGGAAACCGGACAGTTCTGGCTTTCCCTGATGGTCTGCCCGCTCCTCCTTTTCGCCATCGGCGCCCTGATCGAACGCCTCCTGCTACGCCGGGTCCACGTTTACGGGCATGTGCACGAACTGCTTCTGACCTTCGGCCTGGCATATATCATTACGGAAGTCGTGAAATGGACCTGGGGAAACTACCCCCTGGCCGTGAACATCGGCGGTTTCCTGGGAGAAACCGTCGAGCTGTTCGGCATCACCTATCCTATTTATCGGATCTTCATCTTCGTCTGCGCCATTTTTGTGGGCGCCGTCATGGCGCTTATCCTTTACAAAACGCGTCTCGGGATCATCCTGCGGGCGTCCGTAAATGACGGAGAGATGGTCAACGCACTGGGAATCAACGTTCCCCTCGTCTTTACGGGTGTCTTCGCCTTCGGAGCCGCCCTGTCAGGGTTTGCCGGCGTCATCGCAGGACCGCTCCTCTCGACCTACCCGGGCATGGCCGCCGAAATCCTGATCGACGCCTTCGTCGTCATCGTCGTCGGCGGATTCGGAAGCCTCGGAGGCGCAGTCGTCGCCTCGCTCCTCATCGGGGAGCTCCAGTCCTTCGGGGTTCTGCTGTTCCCGAAGCTCTCCATAGCCTTAGTCTATCTGCTCATGGCCGCCGTCCTGATCATCAAACCCTCCGGACTCTTCGGTGAAAAACAATGA